ACCCGCGTCCCGTCGGCCAGCATCAGCGTCCGCATCTCCGCGACGGTGGTGCTGCTGTCGATCCCGCCGCCCCATGGCAGCGCGGGAAGCAGCAGCGCGGCGCCCGCCAGCGACGCGGCGATCGCCGTGGCAGCGATCCGGCGGCGCCGCGAACCCCCCATATGAGCCCAGGCACGGCTGTGGCGGGACGGGGCGGCATGGGTCAGGGCCGGCCGGGGCTCCAGTTCGGCCAGAGAGCGTAGTGAAGCGGCGCCTGCCGCGATTCCCGCGATTTCGCCGAACGCCTTCCGATGGTCGGGATGCTCGTCCAGCCAGGCGCGCAGCGCGGCCTGCTGGCCGGCGGTCATCGTTCCGCTTCGCTGCTCGACGACCCAGCGGCTTGCCTCGGCGATGATATGGTCGCGTGTCTTCGCCATGGTCACTATCGTCCGGCGTCCCCGATCGCGGCCGATCGGTCGATCGCATGCTGGCATTCGGCGAGCGCGGACGCCATCAGCTGGCGGATGCGGGCTTCGGAAAGCCGCATCTCCCTGGCGATCTCGACATATCGTAGTCCGTGGACGACATGCATGATGAACACCTTCCGCCGTTTCGCCTCCATGGCGCGCACCACGGCCTCGACGATCGCGAGCTGCTCCCGCCCCAGTAAGACGCGCTCGATGTCCATGTTCGCAGGGCCGTCGCCCGGATCGGCGATCGTCTCGTCGTCTAGCGCGGCGTCGCGGACCCGGTCCCGCCGCCGCGCGTCAAGCACAACATTGCGCGAACAGGCATAGAGGAAGGCGCGCGGATTACTGATTTCCTGGGGCTTTTCCAGAGCGGCGAACCTGGCGAAGGCGGACTGGACGACCTCCTCGGGTTCGGGCGGTCCCGGCCCGAACTGGCGCTCGATATAGCGGCAAAGCTCCGCGCGGTAGCTGCGATAGGCGCGTTCGAGCAGATTGGCCGCCGGCTCGGCCGCGGCACCGCCATCCATCGGTAGCGCGTCGCGCATCGCCCGAACCCTCCCCCGGCGCGCATCTTACGCTGCGTGCCGGGGATCGCAAATATGACGGCGCCCGGCCGGGAAGCCATCTCCTATATGATCAGGCGCGCCCGCCGCGTTCGGTCGAATCCGCCTGGAGCTTCGTCACCGTCGCATCGTCGAGCGGGCTGTCGAAGCGGCAGCCCGCCTCGCGGCCGTCGGCCCAGACGATATGGGCATCGACCAGCCCCTTGCCCGGGAGCGACAGGCGGATCGATGTTTCGGGGGCGAGCTGCTGATAGAGCATCAGCCGTGCCCCGCCGCAGGATATGTCGATGATCCGGCAGGGCGAGCGCGAGGCGCCGACCTGCGCGCGGAACTGGGTGTCGAAGGCGGCGGCGCGGCGCGGAGCGCTGCGGCGGCCCTTGTCGTCACGCAGTTGCACCTCGGACGAAAACATACGCACACTCTCCCCGCGATCGCGCTCGGTCCTGGCGGGACTCATCGGTCAAGACCGCGTTTACCGTATTTCTACTTAGTCCCCTCGCGGTGCCGGGGCAACGGGCATTTGGGAGAGGTCGTTACGGCTACGCTTCGAGTTCGACGTCCCAATAGAGCCAGTCGCGCCAGCTCTGGTGGAGATAATGGGGCGGGAAGCTGCGGCCATTCTCCTGCAGCTCCCAGCTGGTCGGGCGGCGTGGCGCCTCGAACAGGCGCATGCCGGCCTGCTTCGGTGTACGGCCGCCCTTCCTGAGATTGCATGGCGCGCAGGCGGTCGAGACATTCTCCCAGGTGGTCCGCCCGCCCTGCGCGCGCGGGATGACATGATCGAAGGTCAGATCGTTGAGCGTGCCGCAATATTGGCAGGAGAAGCGATCGCGCAGGAACAGGTTGAAGCGCGTGAAAGCGGGGCTGTCCGACTGCTTCACATATTGCCGCAGCGCGATGACCGAAGGCAGCCGCATCGCGAAATTCGGGCTTCGCACCTCGCGGTCATATTCGGAGACGATGTCGACCCGTTGCAAAAAAACCGCCTTGATAGCGGTTTGCCAGTTCCACAACGATAAGGGGTAATAGCTCAACGGCGTGTAATCGGCGTTGAGCACGAGCGCCGGGCAACTGTCCGGATGTCGCATGAGGTCGGAATGATACATGGTCGCGCCAGGGCCTCCGCTGTGATGGAGAGCCCCACCGGCTTTGCCCGACCTTCCGTTCGCACACCGGAACGCCTATGGCCGAACCGGCCGCGCCCTCGTGGCCACCCTTTCGCGGGAAAGCGTGACATGGGCATGACACCATACCCATTGACTCTTCGTCAAGAGTCCCAGTGAGCGAAATGCCAATTTCCCGATTCGCGCCGAGTCCCACGGGACGATTGCACCTAGGCCACGGCTTTTCGGCGCTTTGCGCGCACGATCTGGCGCGTTCGGCGGGTGGGCGCTTCCTGCTGCGGATCGAGGATATCGATCCGATCCGCTGCCGGCCCGAACATGTCGCCGGCATCATCGAGGATCTGGCGTGGCTGGGCATCGGCTGGGATGAGCCGCCGCTGTTCCAGTCGCAGCGCCTGCCGCTCTATGCCGACGCGCTCGGCCGGCTGAAGGCGGCAGGGCTGGTCTATCCCTGCTTCTGCACCCGCGCCCGTATCGCCGCCGAGATCGCGGCCAGCGCCGCGGCGCCGCATGGGCCGGACGGGCCGCTCTATCCCGGCATCTGCCGCGACCTGCCCGACGAGGAACGCGCCGTCCGCATCGCGGCGGGCG
The sequence above is drawn from the Rhizorhabdus dicambivorans genome and encodes:
- a CDS encoding RNA polymerase sigma factor, translated to MRDALPMDGGAAAEPAANLLERAYRSYRAELCRYIERQFGPGPPEPEEVVQSAFARFAALEKPQEISNPRAFLYACSRNVVLDARRRDRVRDAALDDETIADPGDGPANMDIERVLLGREQLAIVEAVVRAMEAKRRKVFIMHVVHGLRYVEIAREMRLSEARIRQLMASALAECQHAIDRSAAIGDAGR
- a CDS encoding PilZ domain-containing protein, which gives rise to MFSSEVQLRDDKGRRSAPRRAAAFDTQFRAQVGASRSPCRIIDISCGGARLMLYQQLAPETSIRLSLPGKGLVDAHIVWADGREAGCRFDSPLDDATVTKLQADSTERGGRA
- a CDS encoding HNH endonuclease, with the translated sequence MYHSDLMRHPDSCPALVLNADYTPLSYYPLSLWNWQTAIKAVFLQRVDIVSEYDREVRSPNFAMRLPSVIALRQYVKQSDSPAFTRFNLFLRDRFSCQYCGTLNDLTFDHVIPRAQGGRTTWENVSTACAPCNLRKGGRTPKQAGMRLFEAPRRPTSWELQENGRSFPPHYLHQSWRDWLYWDVELEA
- the gluQRS gene encoding tRNA glutamyl-Q(34) synthetase GluQRS translates to MPISRFAPSPTGRLHLGHGFSALCAHDLARSAGGRFLLRIEDIDPIRCRPEHVAGIIEDLAWLGIGWDEPPLFQSQRLPLYADALGRLKAAGLVYPCFCTRARIAAEIAASAAAPHGPDGPLYPGICRDLPDEERAVRIAAGEAHAWRLDVAKAAALAGPLSWHDARAGEVAATPHAHGDVVLARKDAPTSYHLAVTVDDAAQGVTDVVRGEDLFAATHVHRLLQALLALPVPRYHHHALLADEKGERLAKRAGSPTLASMRAEGADPVELVARLRAAGRP